In Parageobacillus sp. KH3-4, the genomic window GCTGATGGAGGAGCTACTCTAGTCATCCGTGATTCCTTGTATTATGCACATACCTTCTTTCTGTATTGTACAGGGCTAAGGTATGTAAGTTTCCTTTGAATGCGCCTATTATTATAAAACTCCATATATTTATGAACAGCTGCTTCCAGGTCATCCATGGAGTGAAATTCCTCAAGATATATACATTCTGTTTTTAGATGGCTAAAAAAGTTTTCTATACAAGCATTGTCTAAACAGTTTGCTTTTCTGGACATACTTGGAATCATACCATGTTGTTTGAGAGTTGCGTGGTATTCATGGGATGTGTACTGGAACCCTTGGTCACTGTGTAAAATGGTTCCATTCACATCTCGTTTTTTTATTGCTTCGTCTAAGGTATCAAGAACCAGTTGAACATCATTTCTTTTACTGATTCGGTATGAAATCACTTCCCTGTTAAAGAGATCATAGATAACGGATAAGTATAGACGCTGGTTGTCCCAAAGGAGATAAGTAATATCTGTCACCCATTTCTCATTCGGTTTACTCGCTGTAAATTGTCTATTTAATACGTTCGGTACCTTCATTCTTTCCGAACCTTTTCGGTAGGCCTGCTTTTTTCTGCGAATTTTCGCCTGAAGATTCATTAGCTTCATTAAGCGATAAATACATTTGTGATTGATTCTCCACCCGTATTCCCGCAAAATGTATGCCTTTGCTCTTGGATAACCATAAGTTCCATTGGATACTTCATAGGCTTCCACGATCAAATTCATGATGTCTTGATTTCTTAAATCTCTCACTGTGGTTACATTTTTTCGTTTCAGCCACTTATAATAACCGCTTCTGGAAACACAAGCTATCTTACATAATAAAGAAATAGGATAGGAACTACTAAGATCATGAATGATGGAATAGAAGACGGTTTTGTCTCTGGTTTTCACCTCCTTTTCAAGGCAATAAGCTTTTTTAAGAATTCATTTTCTGCTTTTAGTTTTCGATTTTCTTCTTCTACTGTTAATGGCTTCTTTCTTGGGCGGCCCCGTTTAGAGGAAATGGTTTTTCCTCTACGTTCTTTTAGTCCTTCTTCTCCATACTGTTGATAGTTCTTTACCCAAATGCGTAC contains:
- a CDS encoding IS3 family transposase, which translates into the protein MKTRDKTVFYSIIHDLSSSYPISLLCKIACVSRSGYYKWLKRKNVTTVRDLRNQDIMNLIVEAYEVSNGTYGYPRAKAYILREYGWRINHKCIYRLMKLMNLQAKIRRKKQAYRKGSERMKVPNVLNRQFTASKPNEKWVTDITYLLWDNQRLYLSVIYDLFNREVISYRISKRNDVQLVLDTLDEAIKKRDVNGTILHSDQGFQYTSHEYHATLKQHGMIPSMSRKANCLDNACIENFFSHLKTECIYLEEFHSMDDLEAAVHKYMEFYNNRRIQRKLTYLSPVQYRKKVCA
- a CDS encoding transposase, which produces MDKSDAKYTSYSFEFKLRAVTMYLNEQLGYRKVAKRMGIKDPKRVRIWVKNYQQYGEEGLKERRGKTISSKRGRPRKKPLTVEEENRKLKAENEFLKKLIALKRR